In Procambarus clarkii isolate CNS0578487 chromosome 6, FALCON_Pclarkii_2.0, whole genome shotgun sequence, one DNA window encodes the following:
- the LOC123753065 gene encoding uncharacterized protein: protein MKVLVITVSVALLVGTSRAGGGHGGGGGFGGGGGGFGHGGGGFGGGGLGSLGGGSRYGSGGGGGFSGGGFGGGGFGGGGFGGGSKGFGGGSHGGGGFGGGGGFGGGGFGGGGGSRYGSIGRGFGGGGIGGGGFGGGSKGFGGGGHGGGGFGGGGGFGGGGFGGGSFGGGSHGQRYG, encoded by the exons ATG AAGGTGCTGGTGATCACCGTGAGCGTTGCCCTGCTGGTGGGAACCTCCAGGGCAGGCGGAGGACATGGAGGCGGTGGTGGGTTTGGAGGCGGCGGAGGTGGATTTGGACACGGTGGAGGCGGCTTCGGTGGAGGTGGACTGGGTTCATTGGGCGGTGGATCTCGCTATGgttcaggtggtggtggcggcttcaGTGGAGGCGGCTTCGGTGGAGGCGGCTTCGGAGGTGGTGGATTCGGAGGAGGATCCAAAGGCTTCGGTGGTGGCAGCCACGGTGGCGGCGGcttcggtggtggtggaggcttcggTGGTGGCGGCTTCGGTGGAGGCGGTGGATCTCGCTATGGCTCCATTGGAAGAGGTTTCGGTGGTGGTGGCATCGGCGGAGGCGGATTCGGAGGAGGATCCAAAGGATTCGGTGGTGGCGGCCATGGTGGCGGTGGattcggtggtggcggcggcttcgGAGGCGGCGGTTTCGGCGGTGGCAGCTTTGGAGGAGGATCCCACGGCCAGCGATATGGATAA
- the LOC138355338 gene encoding uncharacterized protein yields MKVLVITVSVALLVGTSRAGGGHGGGGGFGGGGGGFGHGGGGFGGGGLGSLGGGSRYGSGGGGGFSGGGFGGGGFGGGGFGGGSKGFGGGSHGGGGFGGGGHGGGGSRYRSIGGGFGGGGIGGGGFGGGSKGFGGGGHGGGGFGGGGGGFGGGGFGGGSFGGGSHGQRYKVLLITVSVVLLVGSTRAGGGHGGGGGFGGGGGGFGHGGGGFGGGGGSRYGSRGGGGIGGGGLGGGSKGFGGGSFGGGGGFGGGGGFGGGGHGGGGSRYGSIGRGFGGGGIGGGGFGGGSKGFGGGGFGGGGFGGGGFGGGGFGGGGFGGGGFGGGSHGQRYG; encoded by the exons ATG AAGGTGCTGGTGATCACCGTGAGCGTTGCCCTGCTGGTGGGAACCTCCAGGGCAGGCGGAGGACATGGAGGCGGTGGTGGGTTTGGAGGCGGCGGAGGTGGATTTGGACACGGTGGAGGCGGCTTCGGAGGAGGTGGACTGGGTTCATTGGGCGGTGGATCTCGCTATGGTTCAGGTGGTGGGGGCGGCTTCAGTGGAGGCGGCTTCGGTGGAGGCGGCTTCGGAGGTGGTGGATTCGGAGGAGGATCCAAAGGCTTCGGTGGTGGCAGCCACGGTGGCGGCGGCTTCGGTGGTGGCGGCCATGGTGGCGGTGGATCTCGCTATCGCTCCATTGGAGGAGGTTTCGGTGGTGGTGGCATCGGCGGTGGCGGATTCGGAGGAGGATCCAAAGGATTCGGTGGTGGCGGCCACGGTGGCGGCGGattcggtggtggcggcggcggcttcgGTGGCGGCGGTTTCGGTGGTGGCAGCTTTGGAGGAGGATCCCACGGCCAGCGATAT AAGGTGCTGCTGATCACCGTGAGCGTTGTCCTGCTGGTGGGATCCACCAGGGCAGGCGGAGGACATGGAGGCGGTGGTGGGTTTGGAGGCGGCGGAGGAGGATTTGGACACGGTGGAGGCGGCTTCGGAGGAGGCGGTGGATCTCGCTATGGTTCACGTGGTGGTGGCGGCATCGGAGGTGGTGGATTAGGAGGAGGATCCAAAGGCTTCGGTGGTGGCAGtttcggtggtggtggcggcttcggtggtggtggcggcttcgGTGGTGGCGGCCACGGTGGTGGTGGATCTCGGTATGGCTCCATTGGAAGAGGTTTCGGTGGTGGTGGCATCGGCGGTGGTGGATTCGGAGGAGGATCCAAAGGCTTCGGTGGTGGCGGCTTCGGTGGCGGCGGCTTCGGTGGCGGCGGTTTCGGTGGCGGCGGTTTCGGTGGCGGCGGTTTCGGTGGTGGCGGTTTTGGAGGAGGATCCCACGGCCAGCGATATGGATAA
- the LOC123753077 gene encoding uncharacterized protein, giving the protein MKVLLITVSVVLLVGSTRAGGGHGGGGGFGGGGGGFGHGGGGFGGGGGSRYGSRGGGGIGGGGLGGGSKGFGGGSFGGGGGFGGGGGFGGGGHGGGGSRYGSIGRGFGGGGIGGGGFGGGSKGFGGGGHGGGGFGGGGFGGGGFGGGGFGGGGFGGGGFGGGSHGQRYG; this is encoded by the exons ATG AAGGTGCTGCTGATCACCGTGAGCGTTGTCCTGCTGGTGGGATCCACCAGGGCAGGCGGAGGACATGGAGGCGGTGGTGGGTTTGGAGGCGGCGGAGGAGGATTTGGACACGGTGGAGGCGGCTTCGGAGGAGGCGGTGGATCTCGCTATGGTTCACGTGGTGGTGGCGGCATCGGAGGTGGTGGATTAGGAGGAGGATCCAAAGGCTTCGGTGGTGGCAGtttcggtggtggtggcggcttcggtggtggtggcggcttcgGTGGTGGCGGCCACGGTGGTGGTGGATCTCGGTATGGCTCCATTGGAAGAGGTTTCGGTGGTGGTGGCATCGGCGGTGGTGGATTCGGAGGAGGATCCAAAGGCTTCGGTGGTGGCGGCCACGGTGGCGGCGGCTTCGGTGGCGGCGGTTTCGGTGGCGGCGGTTTCGGTGGCGGCGGTTTCGGTGGCGGCGGTTTCGGTGGTGGCGGTTTTGGAGGAGGATCCCACGGCCAGCGATATGGATAA